In the Staphylococcus sp. IVB6240 genome, one interval contains:
- a CDS encoding metallophosphoesterase, translating into MSKWIVVSDNHSETGILYDIYQHHADADAFFHLGDSEFKYDDTELSLYHRVKGNMDFYPEFPEAGMETYDGVKIFYTHGHLYGVNGSRNMLAEQALQNGAQFALYGHTHVARYENINGLHVINPGSISQSRSPIEETYAEIIEENKKYNLNFLNRQHQIIESIKFE; encoded by the coding sequence ATGAGTAAATGGATTGTTGTTAGTGATAATCATTCAGAAACAGGTATTTTATATGATATCTATCAACATCATGCTGATGCCGACGCATTTTTCCATCTCGGTGATTCAGAGTTTAAGTATGATGATACAGAATTAAGTTTGTATCATCGTGTGAAAGGAAATATGGATTTTTATCCGGAATTTCCTGAAGCTGGTATGGAAACGTATGATGGGGTTAAAATCTTCTACACACACGGGCATCTCTATGGTGTGAATGGTTCTAGAAATATGTTAGCAGAACAAGCACTGCAAAATGGAGCACAATTCGCTTTATATGGTCATACACATGTTGCACGTTATGAGAATATTAATGGTCTACATGTCATTAATCCAGGGAGTATTTCACAATCACGTAGCCCGATTGAAGAAACATATGCTGAAATTATTGAAGAGAATAAAAAATATAACTTGAATTTCCTAAATCGTCAGCATCAAATAATTGAAAGTATTAAATTTGAATAA
- a CDS encoding site-specific integrase — protein sequence MQTRCYDGKKWQYEFKYEGKRYRKKGFRTKREANSAGLDKLNELRQGIEYEPNLTLYDYFKTWCETFKKSTVTPKTYKSYASAIEHINNHPIGKKKLKDLSRYHYQDFINEFSKTHSKESIRKLNGYIRTSLDDAVYEGLIAKNPTFKISYRANNPNKSEESKYISLKDYESLKQYLITKNNASSLALFIMICTGCRISGALNLKREYINQVKNEIYIDERKTDSSPRYVSVSSKDIQHIVKSIDQLPRAIDGSIFGHLTNNAVNKRLKIYCNNLGMKEITSHALRHTHCSYLLAKGVSIHYISKRLGHKNISVTTEVYSHLLEETYKEEDEKAIQIISVM from the coding sequence ATGCAAACACGATGTTATGACGGGAAAAAGTGGCAATATGAGTTTAAATACGAGGGTAAAAGATATCGTAAGAAAGGTTTTAGGACCAAACGTGAGGCTAATTCAGCGGGATTAGATAAGTTAAATGAGTTGAGGCAAGGCATTGAATATGAGCCTAATTTAACACTTTATGACTATTTCAAAACATGGTGCGAAACGTTCAAGAAGTCCACTGTGACACCTAAAACTTATAAGTCTTACGCTTCTGCTATAGAACATATCAATAACCACCCTATCGGAAAGAAAAAATTAAAAGACTTATCTAGGTATCACTACCAAGATTTTATTAATGAATTTTCAAAAACGCATTCTAAAGAATCTATCAGAAAGCTAAACGGCTATATTAGGACATCTTTAGACGATGCTGTTTATGAAGGACTTATAGCAAAGAACCCTACTTTTAAAATAAGTTATCGAGCAAATAACCCCAATAAAAGCGAAGAGAGTAAGTATATCAGTCTGAAAGACTATGAATCGTTAAAACAATATTTAATAACAAAAAACAATGCATCATCACTCGCATTATTCATTATGATTTGTACTGGTTGTCGAATTAGTGGCGCTTTAAATTTAAAACGTGAATATATCAATCAAGTTAAAAATGAAATATATATTGACGAACGTAAAACAGATTCATCTCCACGTTATGTTTCTGTTAGCTCAAAAGATATTCAACATATAGTTAAATCAATTGATCAATTACCTAGAGCAATAGACGGTTCTATATTTGGTCATCTGACAAATAATGCGGTTAACAAACGGTTGAAAATCTATTGTAACAATCTAGGTATGAAAGAAATAACTTCACACGCACTACGTCATACACATTGTTCGTATTTATTAGCAAAAGGTGTTTCAATTCACTACATTTCAAAAAGATTAGGCCATAAGAATATATCAGTAACTACCGAAGTTTATTCACATTTACTTGAAGAGACATACAAAGAAGAAGATGAAAAAGCAATTCAAATAATTAGCGTCATGTGA
- the racE gene encoding glutamate racemase — translation MERPIGVMDSGVGGLTVAKEIMRQLPNETIYYLGDVARCPYGPRSGDEVKKFTIQMAEYLTKYNIKMLVIACNTATAVALKPLQEQLKIPVIGVIEPGARTAIMTTKNQKVLVLGTEGTIKSEAYRHQITRINPHVEVTGIACPGFVPLVEEMKYKDPTITNIVIHQTLKSWRQHDADTVILGCTHYPLLYQPIYDYFGKRKVVISSGLETAREVSALLTFSHEHAHYNPAPQHRFFANGDVTHMEYIIKEWLKIDTKVEQIQLS, via the coding sequence ATGGAAAGACCAATTGGTGTCATGGACTCTGGGGTGGGTGGACTTACCGTTGCTAAAGAAATTATGCGACAACTCCCCAATGAAACAATATATTATTTAGGAGATGTTGCACGTTGCCCATATGGACCAAGAAGTGGCGACGAAGTAAAAAAATTCACAATACAGATGGCTGAATATCTAACAAAATATAATATTAAAATGCTCGTAATAGCATGTAATACAGCGACAGCAGTTGCTTTAAAGCCATTACAAGAACAATTAAAAATACCAGTGATTGGTGTTATTGAACCAGGTGCTAGAACCGCTATTATGACGACAAAAAATCAAAAGGTTCTAGTGCTAGGAACAGAAGGAACGATAAAATCAGAAGCTTATCGCCATCAAATTACACGTATTAATCCCCATGTAGAAGTGACGGGAATAGCGTGTCCAGGATTTGTTCCACTTGTTGAAGAAATGAAATATAAAGATCCAACGATTACGAATATCGTCATTCATCAAACATTGAAAAGTTGGCGTCAACATGATGCAGATACCGTTATTCTAGGGTGTACACATTATCCACTACTATATCAACCCATTTATGACTACTTCGGAAAGCGAAAAGTTGTGATTTCATCAGGTCTTGAAACAGCACGTGAAGTAAGTGCGTTATTAACCTTTAGTCATGAACATGCCCATTATAATCCAGCACCACAACATCGCTTTTTCGCGAATGGAGATGTGACGCATATGGAATATATTATTAAAGAATGGCTAAAAATAGATACAAAAGTTGAACAAATACAATTAAGCTAG
- the sdhB gene encoding succinate dehydrogenase iron-sulfur subunit, with amino-acid sequence MTSTKEQTVEQPNKNSDRTVKLIIKRQKDETSQPYEETFVIPYRDNMNVIACLMEIQRNPYNDKGEKTTPVTWDMNCLEEVCGACSMVINGRARQSCSAIVDQLEQPIRLEPMSTFPVIRDLQVDRTRMFDNLKRMKAWVPIDGTYDLGPGPRMPEKKRQTAYELSKCMTCGVCLEVCPNVTRNNSFVGAQAISQVRLFNLHPTGSMTKDERLNALMDMGGLQACGNSQNCVQACPKGIPLTTSIAALNRETSFHMFKSFFGSDHLVD; translated from the coding sequence ATGACAAGCACTAAAGAGCAAACGGTAGAACAACCAAATAAAAATTCAGATAGAACGGTTAAATTAATCATCAAGCGTCAAAAAGATGAAACGTCACAACCATATGAAGAGACATTCGTCATTCCATATCGTGACAACATGAACGTCATCGCATGTTTGATGGAAATTCAACGTAACCCTTACAATGATAAAGGGGAAAAAACAACACCTGTAACTTGGGATATGAACTGTTTAGAAGAAGTATGTGGTGCTTGTTCAATGGTCATCAATGGTCGTGCACGTCAATCATGTTCGGCAATCGTTGATCAATTAGAACAACCAATCCGTCTTGAACCAATGAGTACATTCCCAGTTATTCGTGACTTACAAGTTGACCGTACGCGTATGTTCGACAACTTGAAACGTATGAAAGCATGGGTACCAATCGATGGTACGTACGATTTAGGTCCTGGACCACGTATGCCTGAGAAAAAACGTCAAACAGCATATGAATTATCTAAATGTATGACATGTGGTGTTTGTTTAGAAGTTTGTCCTAACGTAACACGTAATAACAGTTTCGTTGGTGCACAAGCAATCTCACAAGTTCGTTTATTCAACCTTCACCCAACAGGTTCAATGACAAAAGACGAACGTTTAAATGCATTGATGGATATGGGTGGATTACAAGCATGTGGTAACTCACAAAACTGTGTACAAGCATGTCCAAAAGGTATTCCATTAACAACATCAATCGCAGCTTTAAATAGAGAAACATCATTCCATATGTTCAAATCATTCTTTGGTTCTGATCATTTAGTGGACTAA
- a CDS encoding XTP/dITP diphosphatase, producing MTEIVIATSNQGKINDFKTIFNETDVIGINELIEDFDVEETGTTFEENARLKSEAAAKALGKTVIADDSGLEVMALNGEPGIYSARYAGEEKNDGANIDKVLEKLEGHEDRSARFVCVISMTTAEGVTRTFTGTVDGEITLQRTGENGFGYDPVFFVPEMRKTMAQLTASEKAEISHRRKAIDQLQAYIEGGA from the coding sequence ATGACAGAAATTGTAATCGCAACATCTAATCAAGGAAAAATTAATGATTTTAAAACAATTTTTAACGAAACAGATGTTATTGGCATCAATGAATTGATAGAGGATTTTGATGTTGAGGAAACTGGTACAACATTTGAAGAGAATGCGCGCTTAAAATCTGAAGCAGCAGCGAAAGCATTAGGAAAAACAGTCATTGCGGATGATAGTGGGCTAGAAGTCATGGCGTTGAATGGTGAACCGGGTATTTATTCTGCACGATATGCCGGCGAGGAAAAAAATGATGGAGCGAATATCGATAAAGTATTAGAGAAGCTAGAAGGACATGAAGATAGATCTGCACGCTTTGTTTGTGTGATTAGCATGACAACTGCTGAAGGCGTCACGCGTACTTTTACAGGAACAGTTGATGGAGAGATTACATTACAACGTACAGGAGAAAATGGCTTTGGCTATGACCCAGTCTTCTTCGTGCCTGAAATGCGTAAAACAATGGCGCAACTCACAGCATCAGAAAAGGCTGAAATCAGTCATAGACGTAAAGCAATCGATCAATTACAAGCATATATTGAAGGTGGAGCGTAG
- a CDS encoding LPXTG cell wall anchor domain-containing protein — protein MTENENSQGVVEYKIDGRKVKFLPKTTFRYVTEEVVDHSADLKRKLNQLKKDKAALESKIGQYQKDISNIEKNIQDLKNQRQLMDASNEEKEKAIRDAKALVERNNKALKEAEAKLANALKNKEAAQKALEDLTRIDEPTKPTTNHQPPSTTPNENNPTQPTNPNETKPSVTPQPSETKPTQNPNETKPTEPKVTSTHNPSKTKPTSTQNPNESKPSETKTSTPAKNDDNVKLLPNTGQAERANIFAGLFALLTGMITLRVFRRKSM, from the coding sequence GTGACAGAGAATGAGAATAGCCAGGGTGTTGTTGAGTATAAAATAGATGGTAGAAAAGTTAAGTTTCTACCTAAAACTACTTTCCGATATGTTACAGAAGAAGTCGTTGACCATTCAGCTGATTTGAAACGTAAACTTAATCAATTGAAGAAAGATAAAGCAGCTTTAGAGTCTAAAATCGGACAGTATCAGAAAGATATTTCAAATATTGAGAAAAACATTCAAGACTTGAAGAACCAACGACAATTAATGGATGCTAGTAATGAAGAAAAAGAAAAAGCAATTCGTGATGCCAAAGCTTTAGTCGAACGTAATAATAAGGCATTAAAAGAAGCAGAGGCAAAACTTGCAAATGCTTTGAAAAATAAAGAAGCAGCTCAAAAAGCATTGGAAGATTTAACAAGAATTGATGAACCGACAAAACCAACAACGAATCATCAACCACCATCGACAACACCAAATGAAAATAATCCTACTCAACCAACAAACCCAAATGAAACAAAGCCTTCAGTAACACCACAACCAAGTGAAACAAAACCAACACAAAACCCAAATGAAACGAAACCGACAGAACCAAAAGTAACATCAACCCATAACCCAAGTAAAACGAAACCAACATCAACACAAAATCCAAATGAATCGAAGCCATCAGAAACTAAAACATCAACACCAGCGAAAAATGATGATAACGTAAAGCTATTACCTAATACAGGTCAAGCAGAGCGAGCAAACATATTTGCAGGCTTATTTGCATTATTAACTGGTATGATTACATTACGTGTCTTCCGTCGTAAATCAATGTAA
- the sdhA gene encoding succinate dehydrogenase flavoprotein subunit has protein sequence MAEKKIIVVGGGLAGLMSTIKAAEQGAHVDLFSIVPVKRSHSVCAQGGINGAVNTKGEGDSPWIHFDDTVYGGDFLADQPPVQKMTEAAPKIIHLLDRMGVMFNRTSEGLLDFRRFGGTLHHRTAFAGATTGQQLLYALDEQVRSFEVDGLVTKYEGWEFLGVVKDEENTARGIVAQNITTSEIKSFGSDAVIMATGGPGIIFGKTTNSMINTGSAASIVYQQGVQYANGEFIQIHPTAIPGDDKLRLMSESARGEGGRIWTYKDGKPWYFLEEKYPDYGNLVPRDIATREIFDVCVNQKLGINGENMVYLDLSHKDPHELDVKLGGIIEIYEKFTGDDPRKVPMKIFPAVHYSMGGLYVDYDQMTNINGLFAAGECDFSQHGGNRLGANSLLSAIYGGTVAGPNAVKYVQNIEKSYVDMDDSLYQKRVDEEQARFDKLLNMKGTENAYKLHRELGEIMTANVTVVRDNKRLLETDKKIVELMQRYENIDMEDTSQWSNQAVFFTRQLWNMLVLARVITIGAYNRNESRGAHYKPEFPNRNDEEWLKHTLAEYKGPHEAPSFTYKPVDVSLIPPRKRDYTSKSKGGKK, from the coding sequence ATGGCAGAGAAGAAAATTATTGTTGTCGGTGGTGGCCTAGCGGGTCTCATGTCAACAATTAAAGCGGCAGAACAAGGTGCACATGTAGACTTGTTCTCGATTGTTCCAGTTAAACGCTCTCACTCAGTATGTGCGCAAGGCGGTATCAACGGGGCAGTTAATACAAAAGGTGAAGGTGACTCACCATGGATTCACTTTGATGACACAGTATACGGTGGGGACTTCTTAGCGGACCAACCGCCTGTACAAAAAATGACTGAAGCAGCACCTAAGATCATTCATTTACTAGATCGTATGGGTGTTATGTTTAATAGAACGAGTGAAGGCTTATTAGATTTCCGTCGTTTCGGTGGTACATTACATCACAGAACAGCATTCGCAGGTGCAACAACAGGTCAACAATTGTTATATGCACTTGATGAGCAAGTTCGTAGCTTCGAAGTTGATGGACTTGTAACGAAATACGAAGGTTGGGAATTCTTAGGTGTTGTTAAAGATGAAGAAAATACAGCACGTGGTATCGTTGCTCAAAACATTACAACATCTGAAATCAAATCATTCGGATCTGATGCCGTTATCATGGCAACAGGTGGTCCTGGTATCATCTTCGGTAAAACGACAAACTCAATGATCAACACAGGTTCAGCAGCATCTATCGTATATCAACAAGGTGTACAATATGCGAACGGTGAGTTCATCCAAATTCACCCAACAGCAATTCCTGGTGACGATAAGTTACGTCTCATGTCTGAATCAGCACGTGGTGAAGGTGGACGTATTTGGACGTATAAAGACGGTAAACCTTGGTATTTCTTAGAGGAGAAATACCCAGACTACGGTAACTTAGTACCACGTGACATCGCAACACGTGAAATCTTTGATGTCTGCGTTAACCAAAAGTTAGGTATCAATGGTGAAAACATGGTATACCTTGATTTATCACATAAAGATCCACATGAGCTTGATGTTAAGCTTGGTGGTATCATTGAGATTTATGAGAAATTTACAGGGGATGACCCTCGTAAAGTTCCAATGAAAATCTTCCCAGCAGTTCACTATTCAATGGGTGGCTTGTATGTAGACTACGATCAAATGACAAACATTAATGGTCTATTTGCAGCTGGTGAATGTGACTTCTCACAACACGGTGGTAACCGTCTAGGTGCCAACTCATTATTATCAGCGATTTATGGTGGTACTGTAGCTGGACCAAACGCTGTAAAATATGTCCAAAACATTGAGAAATCATATGTGGATATGGATGATAGCTTATATCAAAAACGTGTTGATGAAGAGCAAGCACGCTTTGATAAGTTATTAAACATGAAGGGTACTGAAAATGCTTATAAATTACACCGTGAACTTGGTGAAATCATGACAGCAAACGTAACTGTTGTACGTGATAATAAGCGTTTATTAGAAACAGACAAGAAGATTGTCGAATTGATGCAACGTTATGAAAATATCGACATGGAAGATACTTCACAATGGAGTAACCAAGCTGTATTCTTCACACGTCAATTGTGGAACATGCTTGTGTTAGCACGTGTTATTACAATCGGTGCATATAACCGTAACGAATCACGTGGTGCGCACTATAAACCAGAATTCCCAAATCGTAACGATGAAGAGTGGTTAAAACACACATTAGCTGAATACAAAGGGCCACATGAAGCACCAAGCTTTACGTACAAACCAGTTGATGTGAGCTTAATCCCACCTCGTAAACGTGACTACACAAGTAAGTCAAAAGGGGGTAAAAAATAA
- the uvrC gene encoding excinuclease ABC subunit UvrC, which produces MEEVKEKIKQKLSVLPTEPGCYLMKDRQGQVIYVGKAKRLRNRVRSYFTGSHDTKTTRLVSEIVDFEYIVTSTETESLLLELNLIKKYQPRYNILLKDGKTYPFIKITKERHPKLIVTRTVRKGSGKYFGPYPNAYSAYETKKLLDRIYPFRKCDKMPNRLCLYYHIGQCLGPCVYPVANEEYERMSREISDFLNGEDKTILKHLETRMLEASEEMAFEQAKEYRDLIQHVQNLTNKQKVISTDQTIRDVFGYSVDKGWMCIQVFFVRQGNLIEREATMFPLQQTPEEEFYTFIGQFYQVNQHLLPKEVHVPKGLDTEMIQSVVDTTILTPQRGQKKQLVDLANKNARISLENKFELIARDESRTIHAIDELGEAMGIQTPIRIEAFDNSNIQGVDPVSAMITFVDGKPDKKGYRKYKVKTVEGPDDYKTMREVVRRRYTRVLNEGLPLPDLIIVDGGKGHMSGVIDVLENELGLDIPVAGLAKNDKHQTAELLYGKEAEIIPLKKNSQAFYLLHRIQDEVHRFAITFHRQTRRKTGLQSVLDQIDGIGPKRKANLLQKFGSIKKMREATVEEIHAAGLPKQAANNVYQSLHEPSG; this is translated from the coding sequence CAGGGTCGCATGATACGAAGACAACACGGTTAGTAAGTGAAATAGTAGATTTTGAATATATTGTCACTTCTACTGAGACGGAATCATTATTATTAGAGCTGAATTTAATCAAAAAATATCAGCCAAGATATAATATCTTATTAAAAGATGGTAAAACATACCCTTTCATTAAAATTACAAAGGAACGTCATCCAAAATTAATTGTGACACGAACGGTGCGTAAAGGAAGCGGAAAATATTTTGGTCCATATCCAAATGCCTATTCAGCCTATGAGACGAAAAAACTACTCGATCGCATCTATCCATTCCGTAAGTGTGATAAAATGCCAAATCGTTTATGTCTCTACTATCATATTGGCCAGTGTCTAGGTCCTTGTGTCTATCCTGTAGCAAATGAAGAATATGAACGTATGTCACGTGAAATATCTGACTTTTTAAATGGAGAAGATAAGACGATTCTTAAACATTTAGAAACACGGATGCTTGAAGCAAGTGAAGAAATGGCATTTGAACAGGCGAAAGAGTATCGTGATCTAATCCAACATGTTCAAAACTTAACGAATAAACAGAAAGTCATCTCAACAGATCAAACAATTCGTGATGTCTTTGGATATAGTGTCGATAAAGGTTGGATGTGTATTCAAGTCTTTTTCGTGCGACAAGGGAATTTGATAGAACGAGAAGCAACGATGTTTCCTCTTCAACAAACACCTGAAGAAGAATTTTATACATTTATTGGACAGTTTTATCAAGTTAATCAGCATTTATTACCGAAAGAAGTCCATGTGCCTAAAGGGTTAGATACAGAGATGATTCAATCTGTTGTGGATACAACGATATTAACGCCACAACGTGGTCAGAAAAAACAATTGGTCGATTTAGCAAACAAAAATGCGCGTATTTCACTAGAAAATAAGTTCGAACTGATTGCCCGCGATGAATCACGTACGATCCATGCGATTGATGAGCTTGGAGAAGCGATGGGCATTCAAACACCGATTCGCATTGAAGCCTTTGATAACTCAAATATTCAAGGGGTAGATCCCGTTTCAGCAATGATTACATTTGTTGACGGTAAACCTGATAAGAAAGGCTATCGAAAGTATAAAGTTAAAACGGTAGAAGGACCCGATGACTATAAAACAATGCGTGAAGTGGTACGCAGAAGATATACGCGTGTCTTAAATGAAGGCTTACCATTGCCAGACTTGATTATTGTTGATGGTGGGAAAGGACATATGTCAGGCGTTATCGATGTGTTAGAGAATGAACTAGGATTAGATATCCCGGTAGCAGGCCTTGCCAAAAACGATAAGCACCAAACAGCAGAACTATTATATGGTAAGGAAGCAGAAATCATTCCACTTAAGAAAAATAGTCAGGCATTTTATCTTCTACATCGCATTCAAGATGAAGTACACCGTTTTGCGATTACATTCCATCGTCAAACACGCCGAAAGACAGGATTACAATCTGTACTTGATCAAATCGATGGCATTGGTCCGAAAAGAAAAGCCAACTTACTACAAAAATTTGGTTCTATTAAAAAAATGCGTGAAGCAACAGTTGAAGAAATACATGCAGCAGGCCTACCAAAACAGGCCGCAAACAATGTCTATCAATCACTTCACGAGCCTTCTGGATAA
- a CDS encoding putative holin-like toxin, with protein MISIADALVLMIGFGTFVISLIGLMIAIVKLSTKK; from the coding sequence ATGATTTCTATTGCAGATGCATTAGTTCTAATGATAGGATTTGGCACATTCGTCATTTCCTTAATAGGATTAATGATAGCAATTGTCAAGTTATCTACAAAAAAATAA
- a CDS encoding CPBP family intramembrane glutamic endopeptidase, protein MKKLKLLFEDNHLVNNDVYWKAVLKALFLSYIFYNAFALSDYVTKNYIFAIIAIIIIIIGVWATNRLKFNLLQFKTLNRKDILITILGFILLYSFDEIFEYLKPGLSPNDTLIVHEFSGTPFILLIISIAIIPAIVEEIILRGFLLRVVFRGHLFIGLIISSIIFALLHEGNTFIDYIPYFYFGLIVGISYLITKRLEVAIIIHFLNNFITLFEYFN, encoded by the coding sequence ATGAAAAAACTAAAATTATTATTTGAAGATAACCACTTAGTCAACAATGATGTATACTGGAAGGCTGTATTAAAAGCTTTATTTCTCTCTTATATCTTTTATAATGCATTCGCATTAAGTGATTACGTTACAAAAAACTACATATTTGCAATCATTGCAATCATTATAATTATAATAGGAGTGTGGGCTACTAACAGATTAAAATTTAATTTATTGCAATTTAAAACATTAAACAGAAAAGATATATTAATTACTATACTAGGTTTCATTCTATTGTACTCTTTCGATGAAATATTTGAATATTTGAAACCCGGACTATCCCCTAACGACACATTAATTGTTCATGAATTCTCAGGAACACCTTTTATACTACTAATAATTAGTATCGCAATTATTCCTGCGATTGTAGAAGAAATTATTTTAAGAGGATTTCTACTCCGAGTAGTTTTTAGAGGACATTTATTTATAGGGTTAATTATTTCAAGTATTATTTTCGCGTTATTACATGAAGGGAATACTTTTATAGACTATATCCCTTATTTTTATTTTGGTCTTATTGTTGGTATATCTTATCTTATTACTAAAAGATTAGAAGTTGCTATAATTATTCATTTCTTAAATAACTTTATAACTCTTTTTGAATATTTTAACTAA
- a CDS encoding succinate dehydrogenase cytochrome b558 subunit, with protein MTQSKNQFYLRRLHSLLGVVPLGAFLLVHLMVNHQATKGVEAFNKAAGFMDSLPFLYALEIIMIYIPILYHAVYGIHIAFTASHNIGHYSYTRNWLFLFQRLSGLLTFIFVMVHMWQTRIQKLFGHEVNFDMIHDIVTNPLWLIFYIVCIIAVVFHFANGLWSFLVTWGILQSPKSQRIFTWVSLAVFLVVSYIGVSAILAFL; from the coding sequence TTGACACAATCAAAGAACCAATTCTACCTAAGACGTTTACATTCGTTACTTGGGGTTGTGCCATTAGGTGCTTTCTTATTAGTACATTTAATGGTAAACCATCAAGCGACTAAAGGGGTAGAGGCATTTAACAAAGCAGCAGGCTTTATGGACTCATTACCATTTTTGTACGCCTTAGAGATCATTATGATCTACATTCCAATTTTATACCATGCGGTGTACGGTATTCATATTGCATTTACTGCAAGTCACAATATTGGTCATTACTCATATACGCGTAACTGGTTATTCTTATTCCAACGCTTATCAGGTTTATTAACATTTATCTTCGTAATGGTGCATATGTGGCAAACACGTATCCAAAAATTATTTGGACATGAAGTAAACTTCGATATGATTCACGATATCGTAACGAACCCATTGTGGTTGATTTTCTATATCGTTTGTATCATCGCAGTAGTCTTTCATTTTGCGAATGGCTTATGGTCATTCTTAGTGACATGGGGTATCTTACAATCACCTAAGTCACAACGTATTTTCACATGGGTTTCATTAGCAGTATTCTTAGTAGTATCATACATCGGTGTAAGTGCGATCTTAGCGTTCTTATAA
- a CDS encoding IS30 family transposase codes for MTNHKGTHLSYEERVQIETLKNLGFSNRAIARELGRAPQTINNEIHRGTTRQIKRQKQQHKVYEYETQIYFSSLGQQRYRQNRQQCGAQPLWKKNPLFMPWADHLMKKKRWSPEAVVAYAHKEQCFEREEIPSTTTVYAWIDQQIMETKNIDLLEKLKRRHSTQNSYHNHPHSRVLGPSIETRPSEIESRQSFGHWEIDTVIGTKDKSKPVILTLVERQTRFEILEIIESKSADAVSHALKNLFDSLGEKAPKIFKSITSDNGSEFALLYEEFGHMIEIYFTHPFSSYERGTSENQHKMIRRFIPKAHDLSNVQKRFIKAIQQYMNDYPRKTLNYNTAHHQMTECLKHLNLYGSFQS; via the coding sequence ATGACAAACCATAAAGGAACACACTTAAGTTATGAAGAACGTGTTCAAATAGAAACACTTAAAAATTTAGGTTTTTCAAATCGTGCAATAGCGCGTGAATTAGGACGTGCACCTCAAACAATCAATAACGAAATTCATCGAGGAACAACACGTCAAATTAAACGACAAAAACAACAACATAAAGTCTATGAATATGAGACGCAAATTTATTTTTCTTCACTAGGTCAACAACGTTATCGACAAAACAGACAACAATGTGGTGCTCAGCCCTTATGGAAGAAGAACCCATTATTTATGCCATGGGCAGATCACCTCATGAAAAAGAAACGCTGGTCACCTGAAGCAGTCGTGGCATATGCTCACAAGGAACAATGTTTTGAAAGAGAAGAAATCCCTTCAACAACGACAGTATATGCTTGGATAGATCAACAAATCATGGAAACTAAGAATATTGATCTACTAGAAAAATTAAAAAGACGTCACTCTACTCAGAATAGCTACCATAATCATCCACACAGTCGAGTGCTCGGTCCAAGTATTGAGACACGTCCTAGTGAAATTGAATCACGTCAGTCTTTTGGTCACTGGGAAATAGATACCGTAATAGGAACTAAAGACAAGTCAAAGCCAGTTATCTTAACACTTGTTGAGAGACAAACGCGTTTTGAAATACTAGAAATAATAGAAAGTAAAAGTGCTGATGCGGTGTCTCACGCATTGAAAAACTTATTTGACTCCTTAGGCGAAAAAGCACCAAAAATCTTTAAATCTATCACATCTGACAATGGTTCAGAATTTGCATTGCTGTATGAAGAATTTGGCCATATGATAGAAATATACTTCACACATCCATTCTCATCATATGAACGTGGGACAAGTGAAAACCAACATAAAATGATTCGTCGTTTTATTCCAAAAGCACATGATTTATCCAATGTTCAAAAACGCTTCATAAAAGCCATACAACAATATATGAATGACTATCCTAGAAAGACTTTAAATTACAACACAGCTCATCATCAAATGACAGAATGTTTAAAGCACCTCAATCTGTATGGATCTTTCCAAAGCTAA